A stretch of Fusobacterium periodonticum ATCC 33693 DNA encodes these proteins:
- a CDS encoding penicillin-binding protein, protein MQRKIKIRGILLFLFTLITTIYLIYNKSFFLLMTFWLLLIYIIFSLAVMKNWRKKELFGQRSSVILIIILFFLIIYGLRLFTIQFILKSKYVGQMNKQLISVSKEVGQRGAIYDSNGKKLAFNKRLYTISINPSLLNDEKIHDDILKDIMAIKDSGIITLSENIEEELLEMAKENIKYKRIARNIDDEQKKEIVDLIANIEREKVKGRAKYKSVLVFERSIDRKYYKSEEYDKLVGMVKETEDTNDEKVGISGLEKQYQNYLVERKRDITKLYGLNKKNTLALSKETLFSDLNGKNIHLTIDADLNFILNDEMKRQFKNVNAYEAYGLIMDPNSGKILAVATFSKDKDLLRNNIFQSQYEPGSIFKPLIVAAAMNEGFITANTQFNVGDGRIVRSKKTIRESSRSIRGVITTREVIMKSSNVGMVLISDYFTNALFEQYLKDFGLYDKTGVDFPNELKPYTLPYQEWDGLKKNNMAFGQGIAITPIQMITAFSAVVNGGTLYKPYLVEKITDGEGIVIRRNTPTVVRKVISEKVSESMRSILTDTVDKGTGKRARIEGYAVGGKTGTAQLSGGKTGYIRNEYLSSFIGFFPADKPKYVIMAMFMRPQSEIQSNRFGGVVAVPVVGNVIRRIIKEEEGFAKDIEKINVNNEMGGAHKSSLEAVNYEDVMPDLEGMSPQEVLSVFKETDIDIEVVGTGLVVEQKPEAGDSLKDVKKVKIILK, encoded by the coding sequence TTGCAGAGAAAAATTAAAATAAGAGGAATTTTATTGTTCTTATTTACATTAATTACAACAATATATCTTATTTATAATAAAAGCTTTTTTTTGTTAATGACTTTTTGGCTTTTACTAATCTATATTATATTTTCTTTGGCTGTTATGAAAAACTGGAGAAAAAAGGAATTATTTGGTCAAAGAAGTAGTGTAATCTTAATAATAATACTTTTCTTTTTAATAATATATGGTCTTAGACTGTTTACAATTCAGTTTATATTGAAATCTAAATATGTAGGACAGATGAATAAGCAGTTAATAAGTGTTAGTAAAGAAGTAGGACAAAGAGGTGCTATATATGATAGTAATGGTAAAAAACTTGCTTTTAATAAAAGACTATACACTATTTCTATAAATCCTTCTCTTTTGAATGATGAAAAGATTCATGATGATATTTTAAAAGATATAATGGCTATCAAAGATAGTGGAATCATTACATTAAGTGAAAATATAGAAGAAGAATTATTGGAGATGGCAAAAGAAAATATTAAATACAAGAGAATTGCTAGAAATATTGATGATGAACAGAAAAAAGAAATAGTTGATTTGATTGCAAATATAGAAAGAGAAAAAGTAAAAGGTAGAGCTAAATATAAATCTGTTTTAGTATTTGAAAGATCAATTGATAGAAAATACTATAAATCAGAAGAATATGATAAGTTAGTTGGAATGGTTAAAGAAACTGAAGACACTAATGATGAAAAAGTAGGGATTTCAGGTTTAGAAAAACAATATCAAAATTATCTTGTGGAAAGAAAAAGGGATATAACTAAGCTTTATGGCTTAAATAAAAAAAATACTCTAGCTCTTTCAAAAGAAACTTTATTCTCAGACTTGAATGGAAAAAATATTCATTTAACAATAGATGCAGACTTAAATTTCATTTTAAATGATGAAATGAAAAGACAATTTAAGAATGTTAATGCCTATGAAGCATATGGACTTATTATGGATCCTAATAGTGGAAAAATTTTAGCAGTAGCTACTTTTTCAAAAGATAAAGATCTACTTAGAAATAATATATTCCAAAGTCAGTATGAACCAGGGTCAATATTTAAGCCTTTAATAGTTGCAGCAGCAATGAATGAAGGTTTTATAACAGCAAATACTCAATTTAATGTTGGTGATGGTCGTATAGTAAGATCTAAGAAAACAATTAGAGAAAGTAGTAGATCAATAAGAGGAGTAATAACTACTAGAGAAGTTATTATGAAATCAAGTAACGTAGGTATGGTATTGATAAGTGATTATTTCACAAATGCTTTATTTGAACAATACTTAAAAGATTTCGGTCTTTATGATAAAACAGGAGTGGACTTTCCAAATGAATTAAAACCATATACACTTCCTTATCAAGAATGGGATGGTCTAAAGAAAAATAATATGGCCTTTGGACAAGGTATAGCTATAACTCCTATTCAAATGATAACAGCCTTTTCTGCTGTTGTAAATGGAGGAACTCTATACAAACCATATTTAGTTGAAAAGATTACCGATGGTGAAGGAATTGTTATTAGAAGAAACACTCCTACAGTTGTAAGAAAAGTTATATCTGAAAAAGTATCAGAATCAATGAGAAGTATTCTAACAGATACAGTAGATAAGGGAACAGGTAAGAGAGCACGTATAGAAGGTTATGCAGTTGGAGGAAAAACAGGAACAGCACAGTTAAGTGGAGGAAAAACAGGATATATAAGAAATGAATATCTATCTTCATTTATAGGTTTCTTCCCAGCAGATAAACCAAAGTATGTTATTATGGCAATGTTTATGAGACCTCAATCTGAAATTCAATCTAATAGATTCGGAGGAGTTGTTGCAGTCCCAGTAGTTGGGAATGTTATTAGAAGAATTATAAAAGAAGAAGAAGGTTTTGCAAAAGATATAGAAAAAATCAATGTAAACAATGAAATGGGTGGAGCTCATAAATCTAGTCTAGAAGCAGTAAATTATGAAGATGTAATGCCTGATTTAGAAGGTATGAGTCCTCAAGAAGTTTTATCTGTCTTTAAAGAAACAGATATAGATATAGAAGTTGTTGGAACAGGACTTGTAGTTGAACAAAAACCAGAAGCTGGAGATAGCTTAAAGGATGTAAAAAAAGTAAAGATAATATTGAAATAA